A genomic window from Vicia villosa cultivar HV-30 ecotype Madison, WI unplaced genomic scaffold, Vvil1.0 ctg.001716F_1_1, whole genome shotgun sequence includes:
- the LOC131636409 gene encoding DNA-directed RNA polymerase III subunit RPC8-like has protein sequence MFYLSKIEHKLALPPSLLSLPIGEAIHTELERLFLDKVIANLGLCVSVYDIISIEGGAIFPGDGAPTYLVVFNLIMFRPFPGEIITAKLVSSNADGLRLSIGFFDDIYIPTHHMPNPNHYEAENSNKGTWYWDFDENDLSLGINYSDEIKFQVQSVSYPPIPVEQPKESKPFAPMLVSGSLDQDGLGPVSWW, from the exons ATGTTTTATCTCAGTAAGATTGAGCATAAATTGGCCTTGCCTccatctcttctttctcttcccaTTGGAGAAGCCATACACACGGAGCTTGAGAGGCTTTTCTTGGATAAG GTTATTGCAAACTTGGGCCTTTGCGTATCTGTTTATGATATCATATCCATCGAGGGTGGGGCTATCTTCCCTGGTGACGGTGCTCCGACCTACCTG GTGGtatttaatttgattatgttTCGTCCATTTCCGGGGGAGATTATTACTGCAAAACTTGTTTCATCTAATGCTGATGGCTTGCGCT TATCCATTGGATTCTTTGATGACATTTATATTCCTACTCATCACATGCCCAATCCAAACCATTATGAAGCAGAAAATAG CAACAAAGGCACATGGTATTGGGATTTTGATGAAAATGATTTATCACTCGGTATTAATTATTCTGACGAG ATCAAATTCCAAGTTCAAAGTGTGAGTTACCCTCCAATTCCAGTTGAGCAACCAAAAGAATCAAAGCCATTTGCTCCAATGTTGGTTAGT GGATCATTAGATCAAGATGGTTTGGGTCCTGTTTCCTGGTGGTGA